In Cytophagia bacterium CHB2, the DNA window GAAAGGTAATCTCCAGGCCCCGGCCCAAATCATGATGCTTGACGAAACACTGAAGGGCCGCGCCGTTGTGCGCCTCCAGGGTCAATTCCCGCGTTTTGCATTTGCTCTCAAATCCCGCATCCAGGCGGCGCAGCAACGATTTGCGCCCGGCGCCGGCCTCTCCCAGCAGCACGGAATGCTTGTTCTCCAGCCGCTCACGCAACGAGGACATGCCTTCGCCGGTGAGAGCTGAAGTGAGCAGCACGTGATAGCCCAGCTCGCGATAAATACGCGCGATCTTGTCGGCCTCGGCGCGTGCGATCACGAGATCGAGTTTCGTCAGACAGATGAGAGGCTCGACGTCCTCAATCTGGGCGATGATCAAGCCGCGATCGATATTGGCCAGGGAAAGCGCGGGCGGCGACAAGGCCTGGACGATTACCAATTGTTCGAAGCTCGGCGCGGCCTGATGAATCAGGGATTCACGCAGTAAATCATTCGGCGCGCTTTCAACGCCGTCGAACTCGCCGTCTCCTTCCTCCCACCTCAGCATGCGCTCTTTTTTCTCCTGCAAAAGATGGCGCAATTGCTTCTGCTCGATTTTGCTCAAATCTTTCATGACGCGATGATTTTAATGAATGATGCTTGAGTTAAAGGGAATCTCCTGTTTCAGCTAAATGCATATTTGGAATCAAACGACGGAACGTCGAA includes these proteins:
- the rsgA gene encoding ribosome small subunit-dependent GTPase A, whose protein sequence is MKDLSKIEQKQLRHLLQEKKERMLRWEEGDGEFDGVESAPNDLLRESLIHQAAPSFEQLVIVQALSPPALSLANIDRGLIIAQIEDVEPLICLTKLDLVIARAEADKIARIYRELGYHVLLTSALTGEGMSSLRERLENKHSVLLGEAGAGRKSLLRRLDAGFESKCKTRELTLEAHNGAALQCFVKHHDLGRGLEITFLDGLSVAGFLNVKREEARLYYDEFRDFTDDCESAECLHAQETGCAVKQAVARGEVAKLRYKSYSEIIQALA